A single genomic interval of Oryza sativa Japonica Group chromosome 7, ASM3414082v1 harbors:
- the LOC9268686 gene encoding pentatricopeptide repeat-containing protein At1g03560, mitochondrial, which translates to MRRFCHVPLCRRVAAASHGGHPHQPPLPPPEWIEPYTDLSDPRPYAASSASSSPTPSPWLARVVSLILRSPPATLAADLRAFCATFLLRLSPAFVAAALRSPHLLPNPLPSLHFYRSLPSAVAADLLSHPHHLVSCYVSLLRSFAHSSSSSSREATPDAAAAAAHARQLVAELRAHGDTALRHLTPSSSASLIRSLAALGLAEELLWAWKAMRLAGVEPSRLIYNCLLDGLVNAGLLDTAVNVFDAMSTEDQVRPDVVSYNILIKGYCRAGRAHDAMARLSEMQEQAKLTPDKVTYLTLMQCHYSEGTFPVCIGLFQEMEERGMGNDIPQHAYVLVIGALCKDGKPFEGMAVFERMLKRGCAANAAIYTALIDSMGKFGREKEAMALFERMKDSGLKLDSVTYGVIVNCLCRFGKLDEAVACFRSCQEKGIAVNAIFYTSLIDGFGKAGMVDQSKELFEEMIAKGFVPDSYCYNVLIDGLAKSGRMDDACALYKRMEDDGCDQTVYTYTILIDGLFKEHKNEEALKFWDAMIDKGITPTAAAFRTLASGLCLSGKFSRACRILDELAPMGVIPETAHEDMINVLCKAGRFKQACKLADGIVQKGREIPGRVRTMMINALRKAGNTDLAVKLVHSKIGIGYERSGSIKRRVKFQTLFQ; encoded by the coding sequence ATGCGGCGATTCTGTCACGTTCCGCTCTGCCGGCGAGTGGCCGCCGCTTCCCACGGCGGCCACCCCCAccagccgccgctcccgccgccggagTGGATCGAGCCGTACACCGACCTCTCGGACCCCCGCCCgtacgccgcctcctccgcctcctcgtcccCCACCCCGTCGCCGTGGCTCGCCCGCGTCGTCTCCCTCATCCTCCGCTCCCCTCCCGCCacgctcgccgccgacctccgtgCCTTCTGCGCgaccttcctcctccgcctctccccggccttcgtcgccgccgcgctccgctcGCCGCACCTCCTCCCCAACCCGCTCCCCTCGCTCCACTTCTACCGCTCCCTCcccagcgccgtcgccgccgacctcctctcCCACCCGCACCATCTCGTGAGCTGCTACGTCTCGCTGCTCCGCTCCTTcgcccactcctcctcctcctcctccagggaGGCcacccccgacgccgccgccgcggcggcgcacgcgcggcaGCTCGTCGCCGAGCTGCGCGCGCACGGGGACACCGCCTTGCGGCACCTcacgccgtcgtcttcggcgtCTCTGATCCGCAGCCTCGCGGCTCTCGGCCTCGCCGAGGAGCTCCTGTGGGCGTGGAAGGCCATGCGCCTCGCAGGCGTCGAGCCTTCCAGGCTGATCTACAACTGCCTTCTCGACGGCCTCGTTAACGCTGGCCTTCTTGATACCGCCGTCAACGTGTTCGACGCAATGTCCACGGAGGATCAAGTGCGTCCTGACGTGGTCTCCTACAACATTCTCATCAAGGGGTACTGCCGCGCCGGGAGGGCGCATGATGCGATGGCGCGGCTCAGCGAGATGCAGGAACAGGCGAAGCTCACACCGGACAAGGTGACGTACCTTACACTGATGCAGTGCCATTACAGTGAAGGCACGTTTCCGGTGTGCATTGGTTTGTTCCAAGAAATGGAGGAGAGGGGAATGGGGAACGACATACCACAACATGCTTATGTTTTGGTGATTGGAGCACTCTGCAAGGATGGGAAGCCATTCGAGGGAATGGCTGTGTTTGAAAGGATGCTGAAGCGAGGTTGCGCAGCCAATGCAGCTATATACACTGCACTCATTGACTCGATGGGTAAATTTGGAAGAGAGAAGGAGGCAATGGCACTCTTTGAGAGGATGAAAGATAGTGGGCTTAAGCTCGACTCAGTCACATATGGAGTGATCGTTAACTGCTTGTGCCGCTTTGGTAAACTAGATGAGGCAGTTGCATGCTTCAGAAGTTGTCAAGAGAAGGGGATTGCAGTGAATGCCATCTTCTATACAAGTTTGATAGATGGTTTTGGAAAAGCTGGAATGGTCGACCAATCAAAGGAGCTATTTGAGGAGATGATTGCTAAAGGTTTTGTGCCTGATTCATACTGCTACAATGTGCTGATTGATGGATTAGCCAAATCAGGAAGAATGGATGATGCATGTGCCTTGTATAAACGGATGGAAGATGATGGCTGTGATCAAACAGTGTATACTTATACCATTCTCATTGATGGTTTGTTCAAGGAACACAAGAATGAAGAGGCACTGAAGTTTTGGGACGCGATGATCGACAAGGGAATTACTCCCACAGCTGCAGCTTTCAGGACCCTTGCCAGTGGGCTCTGTCTTTCTGGTAAATTCAGCCGGGCATGCAGGATATTGGATGAACTTGCTCCAATGGGGGTGATTCCAGAGACGGCCCATGAGGATATGATCAATGTGCTGTGTAAGGCTGGCAGATTCAAGCAGGCCTGCAAATTAGCAGATGGCATTGTACAGAAAGGACGTGAAATACCTGGGAGAGTTCGTACGATGATGATCAATGCACTTCGAAAAGCAGGAAATACTGATCTGGCTGTCAAACTAGTGCACAGTAAGATAGGCATTGGATATGAAAGATCTGGCAGCATCAAAAGAAGAGTGAAGTTTCAGACCCTGTTTCAGTGA